The Cydia pomonella isolate Wapato2018A chromosome 9, ilCydPomo1, whole genome shotgun sequence sequence ATGTTCCAGCACTAGCCACAAGGCCACAGTCAGTAAACAGTATCTTGCACTGCACCCCATGATAACCACACAAAGTCCTAGAAAATATCACTGAATTACTGCGGCACTGCACGTAGCATTTGCCTGGCACAGAGAGTCGCGGTAAATCCAAAAATCGTgtgcacaaataaaaaaaacacgatcgACGCACACAGGGTAGAGCACGTCGAACGAGTGAACCGCCCGACTACCCTATATTTTGACTTATAGCAATTTGGCAGTGCGAATTCCACTTGTATATAAAACCTTTCGCCGGCTCGGGGCGGGCGGTCATTGGTGCGCGCGCGCCGAAGGTGAAGGGAGTTGGGAACCCCCTCTActcgaggggggggggggaccaGGGTCGACAGACACTTTTGCTATCGACGGAGTGCAATAGCTGGCCTGCACTAAGTCTGATGTTGTGCTCCGGTTTTTGGCGCGATCACATGATCCAGACGCGGCTTATGAATGAATGATCGCGTCCGCTATTAACGCTATTATTAACAAGCTGGGCATTAATATCCTATTAAtgtgtgtcattcacgaagacgtgtgccttgacttgtattgtcatattattaaagattagatttgacaaatctgcgcgtcatcatggatcACACGAACTATAATTTGTAGGGAAGTACAGGTCATTAATAAACAGAAATTCCAGTAAAATCATGGAAAACACTTCTGATTGGGGTAATGGGAAATAATAAGTTGGTAAATTCACACAATAAACAAGTGTCACaactatgtattttattaactcgacaaattaaatactatatacatttaaatacgCATGATATCTATGACCTAATTACATCACGTGCTTTCATTTTTTCctgaataaaatgcaatttgTGCATGTGGATACCTACTGTGATACAAAATTTACTAGTTAAACGCGTGCACGAAGTAATTAGAGCTTTTAATGCAACTATGTGTAAGAGTAAAAGGTAGTTTGAATAATTACGATAAATGTCAATTAAGTAAAATTAGACTACCAGTTCCTTGGATTAGGTACTTACTGTAGACTTTATGCTAATCGCGTTGCCGGTTTCATATCGTGATAAagaaatatacagggtgattcatgagacgtgagcaggaccaacACTACACACTCAGTGAATGTCAATGGATCGTTCACCATCGTGGTTAAGTGAAACAATCACACCTTTATGTTGTTGGTTTACATCTTATgtaatattcaattcaatagtTCATGTTCGCCATTTCCTACCTTAAAAAGGTGTACAATATTTGGTTGTCTTAGAACCAATTAGaatgtatgtaattttattataggtacCATAAGTTAAACTCACTTAGACAATTAAacttgtatttaaataataaatattatgagtctttattacacaaattgagaaagtcccacagaaagctcattaaggcttttaggtacttagacaacgatatattatatatagatatttataaactcttaaatacatagaaaacacccatgactcaggaacaaatatctgtgtttatcacacaaataaatgcccttaccaggacttgacccgggaccatcggcttaataggcagggccactacccactaggccaaaccggtcgtaaataaatatatcccgTTTTAACCATTATTGGTAAGGCCAAATGCACTTATCTCAAATCATGGTCACACCACAAcacctaattaataaaaattaaatctcTTTAAACAATATGGCAGCACActgtttttgaagaaaaaaaattgtcacacttgagtgataCCTATAcgatggtgacaaatgataaagagccaaccatcttagccctactgactCATGACATTGAATTTGACACTTGTCATGGATAAAGCAAAGAGTATCGGTATTTGACAAAACCATTATAATTCTAGTGTGTCCATGCATGACGTAAATAAATTAGAACTTTTTTTGTTCACAAGAAATAAAAACGTTAATCTCACTAATACTGGTATGAAATATTTGCTTATAATTTACTGAATCCGCAGGATTGATCATTGTCTCCTGAATCAACCTGTATTAATACTATCGTTGCAGTTTTATTATTAGTGTATGCAATTAAAATCCTATGTTCTATTGAATTGTCTATTAAACTTATTATTCTCTATTAACTACAGTGAAACTATTGGAGTATTAAGTCATAAAATGGAACTACGTAactttaactatatttttacgaGCAAGCGTTTGTTACTGATTGCAAGTGCAAATGTCTGATTTAGTCAAATTCCATGAAGAAGAATGGTTAGACTTTCACTATGAGACTTATGCACGTGTTTATGATGTACCAAATAACGTTAAACTGCCCCCTAGCTCCTCCCTTTAGTACTTTTCTTCTATATTACAACCCATATTACAAATGAATTCCGAGATAAATATATCCTGTCTTTTTCTAGGTTGGAAACTATTTGTATGCCACTTTTCGTTCAGCCGGTTTTAGGTTTGACTTCTCCAGGTGCTACTACATATAAATTCTGTATTATCGAACTACGGGTATAATTGCTACGGGTAGGTAAGGTAGGTTTTATCAACAAAGTATCTATTTATTAGTGATTAATGTAAAGAAAGAATAAGATGTCTGCATTAACGACACAAAGCTTTCCATGTTGAAAAATACTATGCCCAAGCCATTTAACAGCAGCCTCTTCTGTGCTCGAGCCATGATGAATATCAGGAACTTGGTGACGGTTGGGTCCGCCCAGCTCTCCCATTTAGCACAATATATGTCTGTGCATGTCTGTTCTCCTAACTGAAAAACAAGTTACTGTCAAAAAATATGTACTTCTCAACTGTACCTACTGCTTCTTTGCATATCTATCAAAGTACTTCTCGAAAGCTATTTAATGAACCATCATCACAAGAAAAACATGTCATTACCAAGGTGAAATggaattgggcgggacatgttgccataGTGATGGtaggtggaccaaaatgttgaccaatttcggatgaaagaagcgcctggtTCGTTGGCCTGTTGGGTGGGTGggacattcggaaaattgcgaGACAATAAGTGACGTAAACGAAGAGAGGTCTATACTCAGCAGTAGGCGACTGAAGgcgaaaatgatgatgatgatgatttaatgTTGGTTACATTAACTCGATGTGTTCAACATCATCAGTCACCGAAATTAAGGAAGTAAGTATACAAATATTTGCAGTGAAGCTAACCGATGCTAACCAAGAGTGTAGTAAAAAGTATTCAAGTATGCAGGGGTATTTAAATATAGTGCGACCCTTcgataaattattgaaatcaatatttacaaaactagTGGTATATCGATTCGCCCCTGATGTATTTCGAATTTTACGCTTCGTTGtcgatttgacagtttttttttggaattcacTAGTCCAAGTAATGTACCATCAGGTTcacttttgaaccctactgtacATACCTACTACGGTTTGACGGGTCGGGTCGGGGACAGCtaaaaccaaagagaatttgaaatataggtggattgtcaaagaaaactttgtagccacagtaaatttactgctatctttcgacacatgattaaaacttttagaacgccttttgactttgatccttattctttcactgatatgtgttaaatttgttaaatatcaaaaagtggcgccatctaatagatcaaaggccaaaggtatggcggcatcgtttcgagcgatggcgccacaacctctAGCTTATGCCGGTGAGATGGCGCCACTTATTGATATGAGGTGTTCAAATAAATCATATGGGAACTAATACTCTTAATTgatattgtttatttcagaaaGATCTccatttgtaataattattaaaaaatgtaattgcTATCGACATCGATAACATTTGAATCGATAGTTATTGAAACACTAGTACTAGTATGTATTTGCCCCTTAAAACCGGGCTATGgcaatgcatttattttaataattagttaGAATATTCTGCAGTTGTAGGTATATGttaaatttgatataaattaccTCAATCAAACAGCTAGCGAAGTAGCATGGGGTATACATGTGAAATACGCCAGTGGCAGCGAACATTGTGTACCTGGGGTCAATGCCAGTAAGATATATCTGATACAGGTTGCAAGAGATCAGAAACGAAGTCAGCAGAAATACAGCGAATAACCAGCCTCCGTACAGTCTCTGAATTAAGGTATAAAACTCGAGCGCTTCTTGATGATCTTTAACACAAGTCTTTAATCTGGCTTTCAACTCTAAAATGTCTTTCGAATCTGCAAAGGCTCTTTGGACGCCATGTGTCATAAGCTTTATTTTCATACGCAGATGACTAGTCGCAATACAGAAGGATCCATCAAATCCCGCAAAATTTGGAATCAGAATATATATACCCAAAAAATAGTATGCAAATACTAATTCGAAATATGGAAAGTCGTATTGCTTATCTTCAATATATTTCAAATCCATTTCGTGTAACATAACTTTTTTGAAATCATCAGAT is a genomic window containing:
- the LOC133521512 gene encoding odorant receptor Or2-like, which translates into the protein MNQSNCLKYKSFNETFKFCSFALALGLIYPNRKNVCLRSTIFFFVLLFNFGTLFWFIWYTVKCLWELDIYNSTRNITVGVIILLFVFKTIYVNLKTDMFASLLEQITKDLLKGNNMDEDYQEIYDYYIKQGLFGQKCYVWIPLILTSIFPTYAGISMTYGSLRSDDFKKVMLHEMDLKYIEDKQYDFPYFELVFAYYFLGIYILIPNFAGFDGSFCIATSHLRMKIKLMTHGVQRAFADSKDILELKARLKTCVKDHQEALEFYTLIQRLYGGWLFAVFLLTSFLISCNLYQIYLTGIDPRYTMFAATGVFHMYTPCYFASCLIELGEQTCTDIYCAKWESWADPTVTKFLIFIMARAQKRLLLNGLGIVFFNMESFVSLMQTSYSFFTLITNK